The following proteins are encoded in a genomic region of Fervidobacterium pennivorans DSM 9078:
- a CDS encoding response regulator transcription factor: MKVLVVDDSDVLRKITVFNLKKLGMEVEEAVDGVDGLEKMRSWHPDVVILDIMMPRMDGFTVLKEMKKDETIKDIPVIVLTAKGGQDDEQIALSLGAKKVMTKPFSPTQLVEEVKSLVNVR; encoded by the coding sequence ATGAAAGTTCTTGTTGTTGATGATTCAGATGTGCTGAGAAAGATTACGGTGTTCAATTTGAAAAAATTGGGAATGGAAGTCGAAGAAGCCGTGGATGGTGTAGACGGACTGGAAAAGATGCGTTCATGGCATCCGGACGTGGTTATTCTTGACATCATGATGCCTCGAATGGATGGTTTCACCGTCTTGAAAGAGATGAAGAAAGACGAAACGATAAAAGATATCCCGGTAATTGTTTTGACTGCAAAGGGTGGTCAAGATGATGAACAAATAGCACTCTCGCTTGGTGCAAAAAAAGTTATGACAAAGCCGTTCAGCCCCACCCAGCTTGTTGAGGAGGTTAAAAGTTTAGTAAATGTTCGATAG
- a CDS encoding OmpH family outer membrane protein, protein MSKYFLYVLVATFVVLAVIIGTAADSKTGPKLGYIDPNKVLQNYDKWVNFQKQMQDEIAKYQAELDKIKDQNQKQQKYLEYQQLINNKIAQTQQQIEAEILAKVKEYAEVMGYDFIFNSTTMAYGSQAYNITDAFIKYLKTSKK, encoded by the coding sequence ATGAGCAAGTATTTTCTCTACGTTTTAGTCGCAACATTTGTAGTTCTTGCTGTTATTATCGGAACAGCTGCAGATTCCAAAACGGGTCCAAAGTTGGGGTATATTGATCCAAACAAGGTCTTACAAAACTACGATAAGTGGGTCAATTTCCAGAAGCAAATGCAAGATGAAATAGCAAAATACCAAGCAGAACTCGACAAAATAAAAGACCAAAATCAAAAACAGCAAAAGTATTTAGAGTACCAGCAACTAATTAATAACAAAATAGCGCAAACTCAACAACAGATAGAAGCAGAGATTTTGGCAAAGGTCAAAGAATATGCGGAAGTAATGGGATATGATTTTATTTTCAACAGCACGACGATGGCTTACGGAAGTCAAGCTTATAATATAACAGATGCATTCATCAAGTATCTAAAAACATCTAAGAAGTAA
- the disA gene encoding DNA integrity scanning diadenylate cyclase DisA has translation MSEIVELELAEKIKLLSPGTKLRKALDDIIHAQLGALIVFIDEEEFPRYSSILQSGFKLDCPFSPERLYELSKMDGAIVMDKNASKILAANVHIVPDPSIPTTETGTRHRTAERLAKQLGVMVVAISKRRNVVTLYYKDKKYVFGDINLVLTKVGQTINALERFRESFDKSLEVLDKLEIEGNVSLGYVCEILIRGIEIKSISSSIEISIVELGVEGRLSQLRLLEVLKDLDEILTLIIMDYSKKDITEDDAKQILETMLKIDHRPVPFAKLLGYDVVNSQQVSDTIVRPRGYRILRNEVHIPMNISQNVIKSFRSIDRLVKTNPSVLQKVEGIGDKRAKAILRRLREIKKRRQ, from the coding sequence TTGTCTGAAATTGTTGAACTAGAGCTTGCGGAAAAGATAAAACTTTTATCCCCGGGCACAAAACTTAGAAAAGCTCTTGATGACATCATTCATGCCCAGCTGGGGGCGTTGATAGTTTTTATCGATGAAGAAGAATTCCCAAGATATTCCAGTATACTGCAATCAGGCTTCAAGTTAGACTGTCCATTCTCACCTGAGCGATTGTATGAACTTTCAAAGATGGACGGAGCTATAGTTATGGACAAAAACGCATCAAAAATCTTAGCAGCAAACGTTCACATAGTGCCTGACCCAAGTATTCCTACAACGGAAACCGGGACCCGTCATAGAACTGCGGAAAGATTGGCTAAACAGTTGGGGGTTATGGTTGTAGCCATTTCAAAACGAAGAAACGTTGTGACATTATATTATAAAGACAAAAAGTACGTTTTTGGCGATATAAACCTTGTCTTAACAAAGGTTGGTCAAACGATTAATGCTCTCGAAAGATTCAGAGAATCTTTTGACAAAAGTTTAGAAGTGCTTGACAAACTTGAGATTGAAGGGAACGTTTCATTAGGGTATGTTTGTGAGATACTTATTAGAGGCATAGAAATTAAGTCTATTTCATCCAGTATCGAAATCAGTATCGTTGAACTGGGTGTTGAAGGACGGTTGTCTCAACTTAGGTTACTCGAAGTTCTTAAAGACTTAGATGAGATACTAACATTAATAATCATGGATTACTCAAAAAAGGATATTACCGAGGATGATGCAAAACAGATTCTCGAAACCATGCTAAAAATCGATCACCGGCCTGTTCCTTTTGCTAAATTATTAGGATACGATGTTGTGAATTCACAGCAAGTTTCAGACACTATCGTAAGGCCAAGAGGTTACAGAATCCTGAGAAATGAAGTGCATATACCAATGAACATATCACAAAATGTTATAAAGTCTTTCAGATCCATAGACCGACTGGTTAAGACCAACCCAAGTGTGTTGCAGAAAGTAGAGGGCATTGGTGATAAACGAGCTAAAGCTATTTTGCGAAGATTACGTGAAATAAAGAAAAGGCGCCAATAA
- a CDS encoding DUF1015 domain-containing protein, giving the protein MVVRPFKALRPTKEMISKIAAKPYDVVTEEQAREVAKNNPYTFYKVSRPEINFDHPVDTHDPKVLEAGRKHLEWLIENGYMFVEDKPCIYIYQQHWRDHIQTGFFATFSVDEYIDNKIKKHELTRKDKEDERALHVRVVKAHTGPVFLMYKSKPEIDNLIFRHATGTPEYDFTDETGVRHIVWVLKDEEEIKKIVDAFKSVDAFYIADGHHRAAAAVRAAIDFRNENPNYTGEEEFNFFLAALFPHNQLRILDYNRVVKDLNGMSEDEFLKKVSEKFEVTPVEGVYKPEKKHTIGMYLSGKWYRLEPKIGTYDENDVIASLDVSILQNNLLAPILGIENPRTDKRIDFVGGILGIEELIRLVDSGAFKVAFAMYPTSIDDLLRVSDEGKIMPPKSTWFEPKLKSGIVVHLI; this is encoded by the coding sequence ATGGTTGTCAGACCGTTCAAAGCTTTGAGACCAACGAAAGAAATGATTTCAAAAATTGCTGCCAAACCATACGATGTCGTAACGGAAGAGCAGGCAAGAGAAGTTGCAAAAAACAACCCATACACATTTTACAAGGTTTCCAGACCCGAAATAAACTTCGACCATCCTGTGGATACACACGACCCAAAGGTCCTAGAAGCTGGAAGAAAGCATCTGGAATGGCTTATTGAAAATGGTTATATGTTTGTTGAAGATAAGCCTTGCATTTACATATATCAACAGCATTGGAGAGACCATATTCAGACAGGTTTCTTCGCCACATTTTCGGTGGATGAATACATCGATAACAAGATAAAGAAGCACGAGCTCACAAGAAAAGACAAGGAAGATGAGAGGGCACTACACGTTAGAGTGGTCAAAGCGCACACAGGACCAGTATTTTTGATGTACAAATCTAAGCCAGAAATCGATAATTTGATTTTCAGGCATGCAACAGGAACCCCGGAATACGATTTTACTGATGAAACTGGAGTAAGACATATAGTTTGGGTCTTGAAAGATGAAGAGGAAATCAAAAAGATAGTTGATGCTTTTAAGAGTGTTGATGCGTTCTACATTGCCGACGGTCATCACAGAGCTGCAGCAGCGGTAAGGGCTGCGATTGATTTTAGAAACGAAAATCCAAACTACACTGGAGAAGAAGAATTTAACTTCTTCTTGGCGGCGCTCTTTCCACACAATCAGTTGAGGATACTCGATTACAACAGGGTAGTTAAGGATTTGAACGGCATGAGTGAAGATGAGTTCTTGAAAAAGGTCTCGGAAAAGTTTGAAGTTACACCAGTAGAAGGAGTTTACAAACCGGAAAAGAAACACACAATAGGTATGTATTTGTCAGGCAAGTGGTATAGATTGGAACCGAAGATTGGAACGTACGACGAAAACGATGTTATTGCTTCACTCGATGTGTCTATACTGCAAAATAACCTCCTTGCTCCAATACTTGGAATCGAGAACCCAAGAACTGACAAGAGAATAGACTTTGTCGGTGGAATTCTCGGGATTGAAGAGTTGATAAGACTTGTTGATAGTGGAGCGTTCAAAGTAGCGTTCGCTATGTATCCTACTTCTATAGATGACCTTTTGAGAGTTTCTGATGAAGGTAAAATCATGCCTCCTAAGTCCACATGGTTCGAACCAAAATTGAAAAGTGGTATAGTGGTTCATCTGATTTAA
- a CDS encoding ROK family protein has product MYIVGIDLGGTFFKVGLVDAKDGKIVRKIERETKVYEGRIKVVERMAQAVLEITEGFEYTGIGVGSPGSIDHDKGIVRFSPNFPDWVDFELGGELSSLLNKPVYVENDANAFVLGEKWFGAGKGHEHIVALTLGTGVGGGVISHGVLITGKDGIGTELGHVIVEPNGPLCGCGNYGCLEALASATAIKRMALEGQRKFPESEIFKAEEVSAKVVFDAAKNGDLLAQTIVNRVVNALAIGVTNFIHIFNPSIVVIGGGVSRAGDILFKPLREKVERLVMPSFKGTYEIVQSPLVEDAGILGAASIVLQRSMNQQ; this is encoded by the coding sequence GTGTACATAGTAGGTATAGATTTAGGTGGAACCTTTTTCAAAGTAGGTCTGGTTGATGCAAAGGACGGAAAGATTGTAAGAAAGATTGAAAGAGAAACGAAGGTGTATGAAGGTAGAATTAAAGTGGTTGAGCGTATGGCACAAGCCGTCTTGGAAATAACCGAAGGTTTCGAATACACTGGTATTGGAGTAGGTTCACCAGGGTCTATAGACCATGATAAGGGAATTGTGCGTTTCTCACCAAATTTCCCGGACTGGGTGGATTTTGAACTTGGTGGTGAGCTCTCTTCTTTGCTTAACAAGCCTGTCTACGTTGAGAACGATGCGAATGCATTTGTGCTTGGTGAAAAATGGTTTGGCGCAGGCAAAGGGCACGAGCATATAGTTGCGCTAACACTTGGGACAGGTGTTGGTGGAGGCGTTATTTCCCACGGCGTTCTTATAACAGGAAAAGATGGGATAGGAACTGAATTGGGACATGTTATAGTAGAACCAAATGGACCGTTGTGTGGGTGTGGAAATTATGGTTGTCTTGAAGCGCTAGCTTCAGCAACAGCAATAAAACGAATGGCTTTGGAAGGACAAAGAAAATTTCCAGAATCCGAAATATTCAAAGCCGAAGAAGTCAGTGCAAAAGTTGTTTTCGACGCTGCAAAAAACGGTGATTTACTTGCTCAGACGATAGTAAATAGGGTTGTTAATGCGTTAGCCATAGGTGTGACTAATTTCATCCACATATTTAATCCGAGCATAGTTGTCATTGGTGGTGGTGTTTCCCGTGCTGGTGATATTCTCTTCAAGCCGCTGAGAGAAAAGGTTGAGCGTCTTGTTATGCCTTCTTTCAAAGGTACGTATGAGATTGTCCAAAGCCCATTAGTTGAAGATGCAGGCATACTTGGAGCAGCTTCTATCGTATTGCAAAGAAGCATGAACCAACAATAA
- the lptB gene encoding LPS export ABC transporter ATP-binding protein has protein sequence MEEMEKGFDQISCEGIYKRFGRKEVLKGVNMYVNTGEVVGLLGPNGSGKTTLFNIILGVVVPTKGKVYFNDKNITNMPIHKRARLGITYLQQETSVFRDLRVEDNIRLVLEFQKLKKKEIESIIDNTLTEFGIETLRRQYAFSLSGGEKRRLELARMMSLKPRFVLLDEPFIGIDPKTVKEIQKVVLSLKERGIGVIITDHSVEALKPIVDRLYVIHKGEVLAEGKPEEVLANEMVKTAYLGEE, from the coding sequence ATGGAGGAAATGGAAAAGGGTTTTGACCAGATTTCTTGCGAAGGGATATACAAAAGATTTGGCAGAAAAGAAGTCCTTAAAGGTGTCAATATGTATGTGAACACTGGAGAGGTAGTAGGCTTGCTTGGTCCAAATGGATCAGGCAAGACTACTTTATTTAATATCATACTCGGTGTGGTTGTCCCAACGAAAGGAAAAGTATATTTCAACGATAAGAATATCACAAACATGCCTATTCATAAAAGGGCCAGGCTTGGGATAACGTATCTACAGCAAGAGACCTCGGTTTTCAGGGATTTAAGGGTGGAGGATAACATTAGGCTTGTTCTGGAATTTCAAAAACTCAAGAAAAAAGAAATAGAATCTATTATCGATAACACACTTACCGAGTTTGGAATAGAAACATTAAGAAGGCAGTACGCATTCTCCCTTTCTGGTGGTGAGAAAAGAAGATTAGAACTGGCAAGGATGATGTCATTAAAACCAAGGTTCGTCCTTCTTGATGAACCGTTTATTGGTATAGATCCAAAAACTGTAAAAGAAATACAGAAAGTCGTATTAAGTTTGAAAGAAAGAGGAATTGGTGTAATTATTACCGACCATTCTGTAGAAGCGTTGAAACCTATTGTTGATAGATTGTACGTGATACACAAAGGAGAAGTTTTAGCGGAAGGGAAGCCCGAGGAAGTTTTGGCAAACGAAATGGTCAAAACTGCCTACCTTGGTGAAGAATAA
- a CDS encoding TIGR03936 family radical SAM-associated protein: MVLLFKKKGLLRFLSAIETSNAIIRTLIRAGLKIQYSEGFHPKPKVSFLDTVATGVIDLALYVSVKLEKTVDNLDIESLKRNIKEVSVKGLELAEIFPVEINLNEIVSAYEYVLFSRKILALDQVIYKHSGKSFVPSEVMKHYEVALKKGLYMVKYTVDRQKIFNPYLIDGVFLAIRTKAFSKETELRDLLTKNGGKPS; the protein is encoded by the coding sequence ATGGTCTTACTATTCAAGAAAAAAGGACTTTTGCGATTCTTGTCGGCTATCGAAACTTCAAATGCAATCATCAGGACTTTAATAAGAGCAGGTTTAAAAATCCAGTATTCCGAAGGATTTCACCCAAAACCGAAGGTTTCGTTTTTGGACACAGTCGCCACGGGTGTAATTGATTTGGCACTTTATGTAAGTGTGAAACTCGAAAAGACTGTTGATAACCTTGACATTGAAAGTTTAAAACGTAATATAAAAGAGGTTTCTGTTAAAGGCTTGGAGTTAGCCGAGATATTTCCAGTAGAAATCAATCTAAATGAAATCGTCTCTGCTTATGAGTATGTCTTGTTTTCGCGAAAAATTCTAGCTCTTGATCAGGTAATTTATAAGCACTCAGGTAAATCGTTTGTGCCAAGTGAAGTAATGAAACACTATGAGGTCGCTTTGAAAAAAGGACTTTATATGGTAAAATACACTGTAGACCGACAGAAGATATTTAATCCTTACTTGATAGACGGTGTTTTCTTGGCTATCAGAACGAAAGCATTTTCAAAAGAAACCGAACTACGCGATTTGTTAACTAAAAATGGGGGGAAACCTTCATGA